One region of Halohasta litchfieldiae genomic DNA includes:
- a CDS encoding UbiA family prenyltransferase, which yields MSDEDQINNPHRTRLVQRYRTELLATEIFALICYELLLVWLVAVTPGRGVGFLLLGQLPFGVLLLYGSLKQYPTFDSLAVGGTWAFMIVFSVVVSTTHEVTMDLFAVFGAWFLIVFAGVESRNLQDLDGDTATDKTTLAGHLGRPATTIMVRTLKSTGVIIFWYIAGIWVAGIVIGYLLLLTLFRRITQNQDERIEIRTDQTNAEQL from the coding sequence GTGAGTGACGAAGATCAGATCAACAACCCACACCGAACGCGACTCGTCCAACGGTATCGCACCGAGCTTCTGGCTACAGAGATCTTTGCCTTGATCTGTTACGAGCTGCTTCTCGTCTGGCTCGTCGCTGTCACTCCTGGCCGAGGGGTCGGGTTTCTGCTGCTTGGACAGCTTCCGTTCGGTGTCCTCCTGCTGTACGGATCGCTGAAACAGTATCCAACGTTTGACTCGCTGGCTGTCGGGGGGACGTGGGCGTTCATGATCGTCTTCTCGGTAGTGGTCTCGACGACCCACGAGGTGACGATGGATCTCTTCGCTGTGTTCGGTGCATGGTTCCTCATCGTATTCGCTGGCGTCGAATCACGAAACCTTCAGGATCTCGATGGCGATACAGCAACCGACAAAACCACATTAGCAGGCCATCTCGGCAGACCAGCGACAACGATTATGGTACGAACGCTCAAGTCGACAGGTGTTATTATATTCTGGTATATCGCCGGGATCTGGGTCGCTGGCATCGTCATTGGATACCTACTGCTTCTAACTCTGTTTCGGAGAATTACACAGAATCAAGACGAACGAATCGAGATCAGAACCGATCAGACGAACGCCGAACAGCTGTAG
- a CDS encoding sensor histidine kinase yields the protein MSVGILPSLVVVNSLYDEWQKPGVLWFIVSMITGGLWALIYTLMTLIPSPEITRLLANFFWPVVTTAAVSLFLLAYEFVFKEIASRRLVIFLFAPVVILFLLSWGNPANIVFGSNYYVDANGYLRFSMFGDPLRLLVVQIYGYSLAFLAAGMFVGDMIRSDGIHRQQASYLCVVFVILVFSSMIKVGELVPIYYDPTSTVYAFSGLLFAHSIQKHGLLQYGPVARESAFEEIEDIILVVDANDVIIDTNRAGRQQFGSKIYDRSIQDLRSEYATAEDDNPHETVQLDCGDEQRIFSVHSSVLNYGRGIQGKIIILSDITDVTERERELNLLKEIFSRVFRHNIRNDLTVITGYADLITEQQQDNERVAELTAGIVRKSNHLLKQSEKARSIETVIMDDNLVTGSIQDAVDDAISSCELTDNYTVQSTVEAIRVEFHPQFHLAVVELIENAVVHHAGPEQPEITLSTESTDTRVCLIVEDTSGGIPQAEIDVLEAQEETDLQHSSGIGLWLVRYIIKRSNGQLSATNTTEGTRIRIHLPKAND from the coding sequence ATGTCTGTCGGTATCCTCCCATCACTGGTCGTCGTCAACTCACTGTACGATGAGTGGCAGAAACCGGGTGTTCTGTGGTTCATCGTCTCGATGATCACTGGGGGCCTCTGGGCACTCATCTATACACTGATGACGCTGATTCCGTCTCCCGAGATAACACGTCTCCTTGCCAATTTTTTCTGGCCAGTTGTCACCACAGCTGCAGTGTCGCTATTCCTTCTCGCCTACGAGTTCGTTTTCAAGGAGATTGCTTCGCGTCGACTCGTGATTTTCCTGTTTGCTCCTGTGGTGATCTTGTTTCTGTTGTCGTGGGGCAATCCGGCAAACATCGTCTTCGGATCCAACTACTATGTCGACGCCAATGGCTATCTTCGGTTCTCGATGTTCGGCGATCCACTCCGTCTACTCGTGGTTCAGATCTACGGCTACTCGCTTGCGTTTTTGGCTGCCGGAATGTTCGTCGGTGACATGATACGGTCCGATGGAATCCACCGCCAACAGGCCTCGTATTTGTGTGTCGTGTTCGTGATACTGGTGTTCTCGTCGATGATCAAAGTCGGGGAGTTGGTACCGATATACTATGACCCCACCTCGACAGTGTATGCCTTTTCGGGGCTGCTGTTCGCCCACTCTATCCAGAAACACGGCCTGTTACAGTACGGTCCCGTTGCCCGGGAGTCCGCGTTCGAAGAAATCGAGGACATCATCCTCGTCGTCGACGCCAACGATGTCATAATCGATACGAATCGGGCAGGCCGCCAGCAGTTCGGCTCCAAAATTTACGACAGATCGATACAGGATCTCCGCTCGGAGTATGCGACTGCCGAAGACGACAACCCACACGAGACCGTTCAGTTGGACTGCGGCGATGAGCAACGGATCTTTTCGGTACACAGTTCGGTACTCAACTACGGACGTGGCATCCAAGGGAAGATCATCATACTGAGCGATATCACCGATGTAACCGAACGTGAGCGTGAACTAAATCTCCTCAAAGAGATTTTTTCGCGAGTCTTCAGACACAATATCCGCAACGATCTCACAGTGATCACTGGCTATGCTGATCTCATTACAGAACAGCAGCAAGACAACGAGCGCGTGGCTGAGTTGACCGCTGGAATCGTTCGGAAATCGAATCATCTACTCAAACAGTCAGAGAAGGCCCGATCCATTGAAACAGTCATTATGGATGATAATCTGGTGACTGGATCGATTCAGGACGCGGTCGACGATGCGATCTCGTCCTGTGAACTGACCGACAACTATACTGTTCAGTCTACAGTCGAAGCTATTCGTGTCGAATTCCATCCACAGTTTCACCTCGCAGTCGTCGAACTTATCGAAAACGCAGTTGTCCACCACGCCGGTCCTGAACAGCCCGAAATAACCCTCTCTACGGAGTCGACAGACACCCGTGTTTGTCTGATCGTCGAGGATACCAGCGGCGGTATTCCACAGGCCGAAATAGATGTCTTGGAGGCCCAAGAGGAGACAGACCTCCAGCACAGTTCCGGTATCGGACTCTGGCTCGTCCGATACATCATCAAGCGATCAAACGGACAGCTTTCGGCGACAAACACAACGGAGGGAACACGTATCAGAATTCACCTTCCGAAAGCCAATGACTGA
- a CDS encoding ISH6-like element ISHla10 family transposase produces MHATIDVRFELSIDDDKTLPLATLAEAVTDQNLEAVLLESLVESLDAASVEALCGEKHAHGNGDQRFQRAGTDTRTAVTTAGEHEFSLHYVEDTAASPDESSYFRPVEDVLDFDGQNRYQQDIAAKSVDLATSLSYRDAANHGDSFVSMPSPTTINRRAKKYGHKLKQFLPDCVAGTDADAVIPDGTKCHSQDDDRSSHSVQATLGEDTAEESRSLLDLSVNADWDETAAELDDIGAVTDDATVVSDADSGIVTAFTDENRDHQLDLVHVGRTLGYTLWDDGVFSLDRRKEIVSEVIDEVFHLKNSVAKHRPAEEFAAIRSRIARTRERLEKTAWQLEQFGSAKAAGYLRRWLPSIVTFAEHAVEGFEVPWTSNPVERLMGEVSKRCKNQWMRWTAEGLEAILQLRLVKYADPEYYQAFLDELLQRSTKTAINCDLSIESTSGKV; encoded by the coding sequence ATGCACGCCACAATCGACGTGCGGTTCGAACTGAGTATCGACGACGACAAAACGCTACCGCTCGCCACGCTTGCCGAGGCCGTCACTGACCAGAACCTCGAAGCAGTCCTTCTCGAATCGCTGGTCGAGAGCCTCGACGCCGCCAGCGTCGAGGCGCTCTGTGGTGAGAAACACGCACATGGCAACGGTGACCAGCGCTTCCAACGCGCCGGCACCGACACCCGCACAGCTGTCACAACTGCCGGAGAACACGAGTTCTCTCTCCACTACGTCGAAGATACAGCCGCTTCCCCAGACGAATCCAGCTACTTCCGGCCCGTCGAAGACGTTCTCGACTTCGACGGGCAGAACCGCTATCAGCAGGACATCGCCGCCAAAAGCGTCGATCTCGCTACCTCGCTCAGCTATCGAGACGCTGCCAATCACGGCGACAGCTTCGTCTCGATGCCGTCGCCGACCACCATCAACCGCCGTGCCAAGAAATACGGCCACAAGCTCAAACAGTTCCTTCCAGACTGTGTCGCTGGCACAGACGCTGACGCCGTCATTCCTGACGGGACAAAGTGCCACAGCCAAGACGACGACCGCTCGTCCCACTCCGTCCAAGCAACGCTCGGCGAAGACACCGCCGAAGAGTCACGCTCCCTGCTGGATCTGTCGGTCAACGCTGACTGGGACGAAACTGCCGCCGAACTCGATGATATCGGCGCAGTCACTGACGACGCGACGGTCGTCAGTGACGCTGATAGCGGCATCGTCACAGCCTTTACCGACGAAAACCGTGACCACCAGCTCGATCTCGTCCACGTCGGCCGAACGCTGGGTTACACCCTCTGGGACGATGGCGTCTTCTCCTTGGACCGTCGGAAGGAGATCGTTTCGGAGGTGATCGACGAGGTGTTCCATCTGAAGAACTCTGTGGCGAAGCATCGTCCAGCGGAGGAGTTCGCGGCGATCCGCTCGCGGATCGCGCGAACGAGAGAGCGATTAGAGAAGACAGCGTGGCAACTGGAGCAGTTCGGGTCAGCAAAGGCTGCAGGGTATCTTCGGCGGTGGCTGCCGTCGATTGTGACGTTCGCCGAGCACGCTGTCGAGGGGTTCGAGGTTCCGTGGACCTCGAACCCCGTCGAACGACTGATGGGCGAGGTCAGCAAGCGGTGCAAGAACCAGTGGATGCGCTGGACAGCAGAGGGATTGGAAGCGATACTCCAACTTCGGTTGGTGAAGTACGCCGACCCCGAGTACTACCAAGCGTTCCTCGACGAACTGCTCCAACGTTCGACCAAAACAGCAATCAACTGTGACCTCTCAATTGAGAGTACCAGCGGCAAAGTCTAG
- a CDS encoding HPP family protein, protein MLRRQLGTSLYAGLLFTVLGLLAWVSGQPFIFPSLGPSAFILAFEQRGKRTDSSRIVGSHLIGGVAGLVAYAVIAGDVSLTTIPPELSTDGLRLTLSAVVSMILTSWGMIATNRVHAPACATTLIVSLGLLSTPLQVLTIIVSIVILVEFHAGIRMLLSRLVDSDHALDAERSDDLKI, encoded by the coding sequence GTGTTACGTCGCCAACTCGGGACAAGCCTCTATGCAGGGCTGCTGTTCACCGTCCTTGGACTTCTCGCGTGGGTGAGCGGCCAGCCGTTTATTTTCCCGAGTCTCGGTCCCTCCGCGTTCATTCTCGCCTTCGAGCAACGGGGAAAACGAACCGACAGCTCCCGGATCGTCGGGAGCCATCTCATCGGCGGGGTTGCTGGACTGGTTGCCTACGCGGTTATTGCGGGGGATGTCTCGCTTACCACGATCCCGCCCGAGCTGTCGACCGACGGGCTGCGGCTCACGCTGAGTGCTGTCGTCTCGATGATCCTGACGAGTTGGGGAATGATCGCAACCAATCGGGTCCACGCTCCAGCCTGCGCAACGACGCTCATCGTCTCGCTTGGGCTGTTGTCGACGCCACTCCAAGTTCTAACGATCATCGTGAGTATCGTTATCCTCGTCGAGTTTCATGCCGGTATCCGCATGCTACTCTCCCGTCTGGTCGACTCCGACCACGCACTCGACGCGGAGCGATCCGACGATCTAAAGATCTAA
- a CDS encoding DUF5817 domain-containing protein, with protein sequence MYAVVGCNNCSMLWLVSDPTSSTTAQCPRCGKTHQTKKLNRFFESDDRTAAQQARSALLAKKQGDSEAFADVDHVADLEAQTDEPVVEDREYLEASGVDADAAAAAGDTSAGGSKSRDEIIREAVREAGGKDRPTEAEIVSYTEQRGVPAEKAAELLIKLCRQGEASESGGRYRLL encoded by the coding sequence ATGTACGCGGTCGTCGGCTGTAACAACTGTAGCATGCTGTGGTTGGTGTCCGATCCCACGAGTTCGACCACCGCTCAGTGTCCACGCTGTGGGAAGACCCACCAGACGAAAAAACTCAACCGCTTTTTCGAGTCCGACGACCGGACGGCCGCCCAGCAGGCGCGGTCGGCGCTGCTCGCCAAGAAACAGGGCGACTCCGAAGCCTTTGCCGATGTCGACCACGTTGCCGATCTCGAAGCCCAGACCGACGAACCGGTAGTCGAGGACCGGGAGTATCTCGAAGCGAGTGGAGTCGATGCCGACGCGGCCGCAGCGGCGGGCGACACCTCGGCTGGCGGCTCCAAATCCCGCGACGAAATCATCCGCGAAGCCGTCCGCGAGGCAGGTGGCAAGGATCGACCCACGGAAGCCGAGATCGTTTCGTATACCGAACAGCGGGGCGTCCCGGCGGAGAAAGCGGCGGAGTTACTTATAAAACTGTGTCGACAGGGCGAAGCCTCCGAGAGCGGCGGTCGGTATCGGCTGCTATGA
- a CDS encoding YihY/virulence factor BrkB family protein: MGGVTRFVDRLTNLTPVRLGEQVVSLALDRNITFVAAGVAYYALASLVPMLLLTFAITTAVGLELVLEQILGVVENLLTNTGQELLTEALADTTGRTGAGVVGSLGFIWGTLKLSRGLSRAFGELYDYESAITIRREIVNIGIVFGSLLVAVTVLIGFDLALTFGRVPKWIVGPLEQVTLFVSLLVALLPLYALLPPGRLRVREVLPGALVAATGWVLLRLGFELYAVYAAEYQVYGVLGALLLFITWLYIGALTVLIGAVVNVVVRESRL; this comes from the coding sequence ATGGGTGGCGTAACCCGGTTCGTCGACCGACTCACCAATTTAACCCCGGTTCGACTGGGTGAGCAGGTCGTTTCGCTGGCTCTCGACCGAAACATCACCTTTGTTGCTGCGGGTGTTGCCTACTACGCACTGGCTTCGCTGGTTCCAATGTTGCTTTTGACGTTCGCAATCACGACCGCGGTCGGTCTCGAACTCGTGTTGGAACAGATTTTGGGTGTCGTCGAAAACCTGCTTACCAACACCGGCCAAGAGCTCCTGACCGAGGCACTCGCGGATACGACCGGGCGAACCGGTGCGGGTGTTGTCGGCTCCCTCGGGTTCATTTGGGGGACACTCAAACTCTCACGTGGGCTTTCACGGGCTTTTGGCGAACTCTACGACTACGAGTCGGCGATCACGATTCGGAGAGAGATCGTCAACATCGGCATCGTTTTCGGCTCCCTACTGGTTGCGGTGACAGTGCTGATCGGTTTCGATCTCGCTCTCACCTTCGGACGGGTACCGAAGTGGATTGTCGGTCCGCTCGAACAGGTGACACTGTTCGTCTCGCTTCTCGTGGCGCTGCTCCCGCTGTACGCGCTGTTGCCACCCGGTCGACTCCGCGTGCGGGAGGTCCTGCCGGGCGCGCTGGTTGCGGCTACCGGCTGGGTACTGCTGCGGCTCGGGTTTGAACTGTACGCGGTCTATGCCGCCGAATATCAGGTATACGGGGTTCTGGGTGCCCTGCTGTTGTTTATTACGTGGCTCTACATCGGTGCGCTCACCGTGTTGATCGGTGCGGTCGTCAACGTCGTCGTCCGTGAGTCGCGACTCTAA
- a CDS encoding helix-turn-helix transcriptional regulator — translation METPETVIDQICFLSRAESRVRIMEFLSDSVPVTERELRDQLSLSRSTVARSLDSLAEVGWVTERSGEVRLTPVGEIVIESFLQFSETMSTAEELSPFLEWFPLSEFDIEVADLRDGEITMISDGDPLAPARKQIDMLRTTDRFRGFFPSMDLRGSELVHERIVDGEFDAEIIVSSDVEDTIHGKQFVPLFNEMISTGGLTLSVVDSVPFYLGINETGTTQIGVEDDDGFPQALLETENETVYRWAESLFAEYRESSVKRLTNL, via the coding sequence ATGGAGACTCCAGAGACTGTTATTGATCAAATCTGCTTTCTGTCGCGGGCTGAATCTCGGGTTCGTATTATGGAGTTTCTCTCGGATTCGGTACCGGTAACTGAACGGGAACTCCGAGATCAGTTGTCGCTGTCCCGATCTACGGTTGCTCGTTCGCTGGACTCGCTGGCCGAGGTCGGCTGGGTGACCGAACGGAGTGGTGAGGTTCGACTCACACCGGTTGGCGAAATCGTCATCGAGTCGTTCCTCCAGTTCTCCGAGACGATGTCGACTGCTGAAGAGCTGTCACCGTTTCTCGAATGGTTCCCGCTTTCCGAGTTCGATATCGAGGTTGCGGATCTACGTGACGGTGAGATCACCATGATTTCGGATGGCGATCCACTTGCTCCGGCGCGAAAACAGATCGATATGCTGCGGACGACCGACCGATTCCGCGGCTTCTTTCCATCGATGGACCTCCGTGGCTCCGAGTTGGTCCACGAGCGAATCGTCGACGGCGAGTTCGATGCCGAAATCATCGTTTCTTCCGATGTCGAAGACACGATCCACGGCAAGCAGTTCGTCCCCCTCTTCAACGAGATGATTTCGACTGGTGGGCTAACCCTCTCGGTCGTCGACAGTGTCCCCTTTTATTTGGGGATCAACGAGACCGGAACCACGCAGATCGGTGTCGAAGACGACGATGGGTTTCCGCAAGCGCTTCTTGAAACCGAAAACGAAACCGTCTATCGCTGGGCCGAATCGCTGTTTGCTGAGTACCGTGAGTCGTCGGTTAAGCGGCTCACGAATCTGTAA
- the msrB gene encoding peptide-methionine (R)-S-oxide reductase MsrB — protein sequence MVDQSSDTEQPNTDAEWKAKLSPEEYRILREAGTERSGTSDLLKVDDDGVFRCAGCRAVLFTSDEKFGSGTGWPSFYDPADSDAVETRPDHSLGRTRTEVVCSNCEGHLGHVFDDGPEPTGKRYCINGIALDFEDE from the coding sequence ATGGTCGACCAATCGTCTGACACTGAGCAACCGAACACGGATGCGGAGTGGAAAGCAAAACTGTCGCCCGAAGAGTACCGTATTCTCCGAGAGGCCGGAACCGAGCGGAGTGGCACATCCGACCTCTTAAAAGTCGACGACGACGGCGTGTTCCGGTGTGCTGGCTGTAGAGCGGTGCTGTTCACGAGCGACGAAAAGTTCGGCTCCGGCACTGGCTGGCCGAGTTTCTACGATCCGGCCGACAGCGATGCCGTCGAGACGCGACCGGACCACAGCCTCGGTCGAACCCGAACCGAAGTCGTCTGTAGCAACTGTGAGGGCCATCTCGGCCATGTGTTCGATGACGGCCCCGAACCGACCGGCAAACGCTACTGTATCAACGGTATCGCGCTGGATTTCGAGGACGAATAG
- a CDS encoding peptide-methionine (S)-S-oxide reductase MsrA — translation MSPTPTTIKQYDQQAPTREETETATFALGCFWGPDGRFGALDGVIRTRVGYAGGSKVDPTYHDLGEHTEAFQVDYDPTERSYRDLLDLAVRSHDLNRQSSNVQYQNILFVSTPEQAETVEGYLDARGLGRDGIETRIEQLSRFHLAEDYHQKHSLRAKRAILDAFEDAGYDAADVRESPAAAKLNGRAAGRDLPDGHTFAAPNRTVHRG, via the coding sequence ATGAGTCCGACACCAACCACAATCAAGCAGTACGATCAGCAGGCACCGACGCGGGAAGAAACCGAAACCGCAACGTTCGCCCTCGGCTGTTTCTGGGGACCGGACGGACGGTTCGGCGCGCTGGATGGCGTCATCCGCACCCGCGTCGGCTACGCCGGTGGGTCGAAGGTCGACCCAACTTACCACGACCTCGGCGAGCATACTGAGGCCTTTCAGGTCGACTACGATCCCACCGAGCGGTCGTACCGAGACCTACTTGATCTTGCCGTCCGGAGTCACGACCTCAACCGACAGTCCTCGAACGTCCAGTACCAGAACATTCTGTTTGTGTCGACACCCGAGCAGGCCGAAACAGTCGAAGGCTATCTCGACGCACGAGGGTTGGGCCGCGATGGGATCGAAACCCGTATCGAGCAGCTCTCGCGGTTCCATCTCGCTGAGGACTATCACCAGAAACACAGTCTCAGAGCCAAACGGGCGATCTTGGATGCCTTTGAGGACGCCGGTTACGACGCTGCGGACGTTCGTGAGTCACCGGCGGCGGCGAAACTCAATGGGCGGGCCGCCGGGCGCGACCTTCCCGACGGCCACACGTTTGCGGCCCCAAACCGAACAGTCCACCGTGGCTAG
- a CDS encoding HalOD1 output domain-containing protein has product MEQSPVPDIVEAIAEAKETEPSKLDLTLYEYIDPEAIHRLASHGTASWTLTFELSEHEVTVTSDGGIFVDGTQEGLWA; this is encoded by the coding sequence ATGGAACAGTCTCCGGTTCCGGATATTGTCGAAGCTATTGCAGAGGCAAAAGAGACTGAACCTTCCAAACTCGATCTTACTCTCTACGAGTATATTGACCCCGAGGCAATTCACCGGTTGGCATCACATGGTACTGCATCATGGACCTTGACATTTGAACTCTCTGAGCATGAAGTAACCGTCACAAGTGATGGAGGAATCTTCGTTGACGGGACCCAAGAAGGACTCTGGGCGTGA
- a CDS encoding 3-hydroxyacyl-CoA dehydrogenase/enoyl-CoA hydratase family protein, translated as MELADVTTISVLGAGNMGHGIAEVSALAGYDVTLRDINEELVQKGYEQIEWSLDKLVEKDQLSDEEADAARERITPVVDMEDAVAEADVIIEAVPEVMDIKRDVYSEVDEYAPDHAIFATNTSSLSITELSEATDRPERFCGMHFFNPPVRMQLVEVIAGDHTSEETLAVVEELAESMDKTPVRVHKDSPGFIVNRVLIPLLNEAAWLVEEGTATIGEVDATTKFDMGLPMGAFELADQVGIDVSYHVLDYMHETLGDAYRPCPLLAEKVETEQVGKKAGEGFYKYDNGGVDIQPDAGRQEIADRLLALMANEVAGLIQHDVADASAIDRAMQLGAGFPDGPAKMADNRGLKPLVETLDDRYETTGEPRYEPVDRLRELAGEDEQFYPTSDTDGSMEFETLQIEREGTVARVVIDRPHQMNTVTPELLDELSTAIDQLDADSDVRCLLITGAGDRAFCAGADVSSFATDADPLEAVELSRTGQQTFGKLESCDTPVVAAINGFCLGGGMELATAADLRIASQRATFGQPEHNLGLLPGWGGTQRLSHLIGESRAKEIIFTGDRYDAETMVDYGFLTKAVDSEEFEAAAMELAEKLAAGPPIAQKFTKRAMLAGREDTDAGLEIEAQSFGQLMHTDDLLEGITAFMNDEEPDFTGE; from the coding sequence ATGGAGTTAGCTGACGTGACGACGATTTCAGTGCTTGGAGCCGGGAACATGGGCCACGGAATCGCCGAGGTCAGTGCGTTAGCAGGCTACGATGTGACGTTGCGAGATATCAACGAGGAACTGGTCCAGAAGGGCTACGAGCAGATCGAGTGGAGCCTCGACAAACTCGTCGAGAAAGATCAGCTCTCAGACGAAGAGGCCGACGCCGCACGCGAGCGAATTACGCCCGTGGTCGACATGGAAGACGCCGTCGCCGAGGCCGACGTGATCATCGAAGCGGTTCCGGAGGTGATGGATATCAAACGCGACGTCTATAGTGAGGTCGACGAGTACGCGCCCGACCACGCAATCTTCGCAACCAACACCTCCAGTCTCTCGATTACCGAACTCTCGGAGGCCACCGACCGGCCCGAGAGGTTCTGTGGAATGCACTTTTTCAACCCGCCGGTCCGGATGCAGTTGGTCGAAGTAATCGCTGGCGACCACACCAGCGAGGAGACACTCGCCGTCGTCGAGGAGCTGGCCGAATCGATGGACAAAACGCCAGTTCGAGTCCACAAGGACAGTCCCGGCTTTATTGTTAATCGGGTCCTGATTCCGCTGCTCAACGAGGCCGCGTGGCTGGTCGAGGAGGGAACCGCGACGATTGGCGAGGTCGACGCGACCACCAAATTCGATATGGGACTCCCGATGGGAGCCTTCGAACTCGCCGATCAGGTCGGCATCGACGTGAGCTACCACGTGCTGGACTACATGCACGAGACGTTAGGCGATGCCTATCGGCCCTGTCCGCTGCTCGCCGAGAAGGTCGAAACCGAACAGGTCGGCAAGAAGGCCGGAGAAGGGTTTTATAAATACGATAACGGCGGCGTCGACATTCAACCCGATGCCGGTCGACAGGAGATTGCCGACCGCCTACTGGCACTGATGGCGAACGAAGTTGCGGGGTTGATCCAGCACGATGTAGCCGACGCCTCGGCTATCGACCGAGCGATGCAGTTGGGCGCGGGGTTCCCCGATGGCCCAGCGAAGATGGCCGACAACAGAGGCCTGAAGCCGCTTGTTGAGACGCTCGACGATCGCTACGAGACCACTGGGGAGCCACGGTACGAGCCAGTCGACCGACTCCGCGAACTGGCAGGCGAGGACGAACAGTTCTATCCCACCAGCGACACAGATGGCTCCATGGAGTTCGAAACACTTCAGATCGAACGCGAAGGGACAGTCGCGCGAGTCGTTATTGACCGCCCCCACCAGATGAACACGGTTACCCCCGAGCTGTTGGACGAGCTGTCGACCGCGATTGACCAACTGGATGCCGACAGCGACGTTCGGTGTCTCCTGATCACGGGTGCAGGCGACCGGGCGTTCTGTGCCGGAGCCGATGTTTCGAGCTTTGCCACCGACGCCGATCCGCTTGAAGCAGTCGAACTGTCGCGGACCGGCCAGCAGACGTTTGGGAAACTCGAATCCTGCGACACGCCAGTGGTTGCCGCAATCAACGGCTTCTGTCTGGGTGGTGGGATGGAGTTGGCGACGGCGGCTGATCTCCGCATTGCCAGCCAGCGGGCGACGTTTGGCCAGCCGGAACACAACCTCGGGCTGTTGCCCGGCTGGGGCGGCACCCAGCGGCTCAGCCACCTCATCGGCGAGAGCCGAGCCAAGGAGATCATTTTCACTGGTGATCGGTACGACGCCGAGACGATGGTCGACTATGGGTTCTTGACGAAGGCCGTCGACAGCGAGGAGTTCGAAGCGGCAGCGATGGAGCTGGCCGAAAAACTGGCGGCCGGACCGCCGATTGCCCAGAAGTTCACCAAGCGAGCGATGCTGGCTGGCCGCGAGGATACCGACGCCGGGCTGGAGATCGAAGCCCAATCGTTCGGCCAGTTGATGCATACTGACGACCTGCTCGAAGGGATCACGGCGTTCATGAACGACGAAGAGCCGGATTTCACCGGCGAGTAG